CAAGGCGAAGTTTGTGAGGACCAAGCCGCACGTGAACGTCGGGACGATCGGGCACGTGGATCATGGCAAGACCACCTTGACAGCGGCGATAACCATGGTATTATCACGCCGGGGAT
This region of Candidatus Zixiibacteriota bacterium genomic DNA includes:
- a CDS encoding GTP-binding protein, which gives rise to MAKAKFVRTKPHVNVGTIGHVDHGKTTLTAAITMVLSRRG